TTGAGTGTCATTTGATAAATAATCTGTAATTATCATTTTTAGCCATCTATTAAAAGCTAATAGCCGTTACTTTAGACTACCATAATGTTAATATCATATCATAGTTTTTCTTCATGTAAGATGTTAATTATAGTCAACCCAATGTGAGAGTAGTTTAATTAAGAtgtaaactttttaaattttgatgaaaataccAATAATTTTACTGATGGGgctttgatttttaaattagtaaagcgATAGGGCTTATGTTTTAGCCATTTAAGTAtatagactaaattttaaatcttatttaagtataaatagcaataatatatatattggtaataacaaaaaaaaaaacaacaactaaTGGcatgttttaacaaaaaaaatacatcAATAATTGTAGGCAACGCGGATTGGGTTGAGTGTCATTTATTAAATGATCTGTAATTACCATTTTCTAGCCATCTATTAAAAGCTAATAACCGTTACTCTAGACTACCAAAATGTTAATATCATATCATAGTCTTTCTTCATGTAAGATGTCAAttatagttaacttcatgtgagAGTAGTCTAATTAACATGtcaagtttttaaattttgactaaaatactaataattttactaaaaagGCTGTGacttttaaattagtaaagtgAGAGGCCTAATGTTTTAACTATTTAAGtatgaagactaaattttaaatcttaTCTAATTATAATGACCAatgacatatttttttttataataacgaAAGAAACAATTAATAACATGTTTTAACCAAGTAAAAGGAACATGAAAAATGACATCAAACACGAATTCAGTCGAGTGTCATTTGATTAATGATCTGTAATTACCATTTTTAGCCATCTATTAAAAGCTTATAGTCGTTACTCTAGACTACCATAAGGTTAATAGTATATTATAGTCTTTCTTCATGTAAGATGTCAATTATAGTCAAACTCATGTGAGTGCAATCTAATTAACAAGTCAAGTTTGTAAATCTTGAtgaaaatactaataattttactGATGGGGCTGTGATTTTTAAACAACAAAAGTGAGAGGGCTTATGTTTTAGCCATTTAAGTATAGagacttaatttttaatattatctaagTATAGAgatcaataatatatattttttataataacaaaagaaagaACTAATAGCAtgttttaaacaaataaaaataacatcaatAATGGTAGCAAACGCGGATTGGGTTGAGTGTAATTTGATAAATGATCTGTAACTACCATTTTTACCCATATATTAAAAGCTACTAGCCTCCAGTTCTAcattgcttttcaaaagcacttctgactCTAAAAGCACTTCTGGAAGAAAAACTGTACAGAACAAactgcttttggctgaaatttttagcttttcaaaagtacttttgaaaagcacttctgaaaaggagaagctaaaatttttagcttttcctctcacaaaagcacttttagtgcttaattactttttcacccctccaataacatagtactttctctttttttcttggtacttaattacaaatgtgttaaaatcattaattaaaaataattttttttaaatactaattacaaatatttaatagttatatttaaatatttaaaatatagtttatatattctaattaaattttataaataattaatatttattgcttaaaaatatttaaaatttatattttatatattaaaatattaacaagaagttataataatttttttatattcttactaaaatataataatattaactaatttaaatattatttaaatgcatatttgttacttgataataacatgtctaaaattgatattttatttctcaaaagtactttttgatagcaatgctaaacactcaaattttaaaccaaacttttcaaaaacattgCCAAACTAGCCCTTACTCTTGACTACCATAAGGTTAATATTATATCATAGTCTTTCTTCATGTATGAAGTAATTATAGTAAACCTCAAGTGAGAGTAggctaattaaaatttcaagtttgtaaatattgatgaaaatacaaataattttacTGATGAGGCTGTGATTTTTAAACGAGAAAAGCGAGAGGGCTTATGTTTTAGCCAATTAAGTTTatagactaaaatttaaatattatctaaATATAAAGAcgaataacattttttttataataatgaaataaataactaatatcgtgttttaaccaaataaaaataacattaataatggTAGTCAACGTTGATTGGGTTGAGTGTCATTTGTTAAATGATTTGTAATTACCATTTCTAGCCATCTATTAAAAGCTAATAGTCGTTACTGTAGACTACCGAAAGGTTAATATCATATCAGTCTTTCTTCATGTAAGATGTCAATTATAGTCAACCTCATGTGAGAGGAGTCTAATTAACATGTCAAGTttgtaaattttgatgaaaaatactaataattttactGATGAGACTGtgatttttaaattagaaaagtgAGAGGGCTTGTGTTTTAGCCATTTAagtatataaactaaaatttaaattttatctaagtaTAAAGACcaataacatattttttttataataacgaAAGGAACAACTAATAGCATGTTTTAAACATTTTAGTGTAGAGACTAACTTTTAAATATTATCTAAGAGTAATGACcaataacatatttttttataataatgaaagaaaaactaataacatgttttaaccgagtaaaaataacattaataatggTAGCAAATACATATTGGGTTGAGTGTCGTTTTATAAATGATTTGTAATTACCATTTTTAGCTACCTACTAAAAGCTAATAGTTGTTACTCTAGACTATCATAAAGTTAATAGCATATCATTATTTTTCTTCATGTAAGATATCAATTATAGTCAACCTCATTTGAGTGTATTCTAATTAACATGTCAAGTTCGTAAATCTTGAtgaaaatgccattaattttagtCATGGGGCTGTGATTTTCAGACTAAGAAAGCGAAAGGGCTCATGTTTTAGTAATttaagtatatagattaaattttatgtaacagcctaattttcagtggtgtcgaaacagtgattcgagatcactaaatccgacaaatgagtaggaaatattattaatttagtgagtataagttaaatgtgaagttaggaaaaattttgaaatagtgaaatgtacaaaaaatatatatatattaaaataattagaattaaaaacgaggtatcgagacttcgggaattttaaatctagccataaatatttttataaatattcatggagtgttaataagttagtattaaagttttgtcaagaaattttaaagtactgatagctaattgaacaaaaaggactaaattgtatcaaatgcaaaattgtgggaaatgattaaatagcttaaatgataaaagaaagagggtttaaaaggcaaatagacccaaggtctatttgggcgggacggcaagagcatgaaattaccaagaaaataagggcaaaattgaaaaattgcaaaatttacttaataaagctaggactaaagtggaattatctagatttctctttatttttctgcattatcatcagcaaaaacaccatggaagagttcccttaagctggtttttcatatttttactgcaagtaagttcaattcttgactaattcttgaaatttttgtgtttttgtgacttttacaactaggtccatttgttgaattcattagttcttgattctatgaaagaaattgaaagtttctatgaatatgtgctggaagtatatgatgatttgacatataattagagctttaaattgtttatatgctgattttattgaaagaattgaatagaaagtgaatgtttgggatctaaattgtaaaagagtttgaagttagagttttatgtggaaattctgaatttcaatagttataaaattctgaaaattttatggtaataagattagtaagtctagtttcggggaaaattagcggatcttaatttcgagttctgtagcttaagatataaataatttagtgactatgacgcaaatggacagttttgaatatacataagtaaataacgaaatatctgataaatgaatcggtaactcaggtaatgctccgtaactctattccggtgacggattcgggttaggggtgttacattttaaatCTTATAAGACcaataacatatattttttataataatgaaaGAAACGACTTATAACATGTTTTAACCAAGTAAAAATAACATCAATAATGGTAGTGAACGTGAATTGGGTTTAGTGTCGTTTGATAAATGATCTGTAATTATCATTTCTAGCTATCTACTAAAAGTTAATAATCGTTATTCTAGACTACCATAATGTTAATAACATATCATAGTTTTTCTTCACGTAAGAGTTCAATTATAGTCAACCTCGGgtgtgcttaatttaattaacatgtcaagtttgtaaattttgatgaaaatgctaGTAATTTTACTAGGGGGTTGTGATTTTTAAACTAGAAAAGCGAGAGGGCTTATGTTTTAGCCATTTAAGTATATAGACTAATTTTTAAATCTTATCTATGTATAAGGTctaataacatataattttttttataataacaaaagaaacaactagtaacatgttttaactaaataaaaataacatcaatAATGATAGCCAACGTGGATTGGGTTAAGTGCCATTTGATAAATAATCTGCAATTACCATTTTTAGCCATCTATTAAAAGGTAATAACCGTTACTCTAGAAGCTAATAGCCGTTGCTCTAGACTACCATAAGGTTAATAGCCTACCATAACTTTTCTTCATGTAAGATTACATGATGGAATAGTGAAAATGCTATACTACCTTGCTTGGTCCATTTGGTCGAAATGCAATATTTTGATGTTTGGTTGATGTAATGTAAGATTACCTAGAGGCGTATTTTTACTAAATTGTGCTTGTTATAGAGTTTGTTTCGTATGACATGTTATATATTAACGAGTAAATATagatattgaaataaaatttataaatcataatcaCTGTCTTAATTAATAGgagaatataaatatttatgttagagttgtgacccaaattcttattaaaGTAAAATACAAGTGGCAAAATAAGGGGATTCACAAGGGTGAAGGTCAAGGTTTACTTCCTCTGTTTGAtcttgatttgaataatgtgttTCAACCTTACTGCATTAGTTCTAATAGATGtggattagaataaggttttctaaacctataaatagacgtagTCTATATTTCTTGTAATCATTCAAATTCGATATGgtgaatttttttcttctctgCTCGTGATTATTCCCCGAAAAGATTTTCACGTAAGATCTGTgtgttatatttttctttctttttttatcattatcgatattctattttaaaatgtgaaataacgAGATGACTATAATGCAATGCAATTTTAGTTTGAAATGTGAGATTACGAGTATAATTATACATTTGTGAAACCAAACTCACCCTTTAATGTTACTCATGGCCCTCCAAAATTGTTTACAAATTAAATGGAAtgtgtaaaaaatatttatttaaatacttttaaaaatattttaaaaaattaatcatatatatttaacattaataataaataaaagttgaaTAGATAAAGAAATATGTGGAAACCCTAGTTGGGAAAGGGATTGTATCCCTGCAATGCCAAGTGGACAGAGTATGCAGGACAAATGTCTGCAATGTTGGTGAACCATAGCCCCCATGTCGTGGCCCTAAGGCCATTAAGAGAAACTCGTGAATTCTGGGATTTTATTTTTTGCTATAgataattagggggggaaaatgCTTAAATCTGAAACTATCgaaagaaagggaaagaaaatggTGAACCTCTCACATGTTGCTGCAAATGCTTCCACCTACCTGGCTTCAACTCTACCATGGACCCTACAGTTGGTGCGCGTGTATTTCACCTTCCTCCCCATTCGCGTTGTATATTCGTCCCGCTTTTTTTTAATACTCTCTCTCCTTTTTTACTCTACATATACAAATCCTTCCCCTATTTTCCCCCGATTTCTTTTATGCTCATTTGTTGACAGTTACTACTCTCTTTAGCACTCAGTTATTTGGTTTCGTCTcatacattttcttttttctttttcgctTTTTTCTCTTTGGCTGGGCCCGATCTCTGCCACAGCCAGCGATATCAACAGGGCTGCAACTGCTTATTATATTAATTCCTACCCTTAAGCGCCGAGCTCCCTACTCTCACCAAATGCTCCCTTCTTTTCCCTTCTAATAACCTCTCTTTGCTGCTTTTCTTttggcctttttttttcttttttttttctcttgctGGTTATGGCGGAGGTTTTAGACGACGGTGAGTTTTGGCTTCCGTCCCAGTTCTTAACCGACGATGATTTTTTCGCCGACGGAGTTAAGACTACCAACGATACCAATAGTCTTAAAGATGGGTTCGGGTTAGAGCTTGATGGTAACAAGTCTTTGTTTCCCTTTGAGATCCCCGGCGGGTTTGGGTCTCTCGGGTTGTCTCCGGATCTAGGTTCTCCTGTTGAGTCTGTGCTGGGTTCAACTGAAACAGAGAGTGATGAAGATTATCTCGCTGGCTTAACTCGCCAAATGGCTCACTGCACTCTCGAAGACGATTCCCGCCGAAACGACCGCTCGTTTGCCGCTGAAAATACCAAGGTTTGTTGAACTACTAAACACGAGACTTGTTGAGTGAAGTTGTTTGTTAAGTGttatttcttattttgttttcggtttttgctttgattttaaGGGTTGGGTATTGTCCAGTTCACCGCAGTCTACCCTATGTGCGTTACCGAGCGGTTGTGGTTGTAAGCAAGGTTCTAGTCGTGCAAGCCCGAACTGTCAATCTCGAGTTTCGTCGCCGCCGGGAACCTGGGACTTGCTTTATGCGGCGGCCGGGGAAGTGGAAAGGTTGCGAATGAATGAAGAAGGGTATGGTGGATTCAATAACAGAGGCCTTTTGGGTCCACCAGCTAGAAAACCCTCTCCAAATCTCGATGTTTCTGGGTTTTACACTCAACAGTCACTTTCTCACAATAAGCTGCGGACCACTCATGTAAGATCCTCAAAACAGAGTTTTCAGATTTTTTTCACTGCAGGATATTAATATTTTGGACTTCATTGTTGCAGTTCCAGCAACTGAAGCAACAACAGCTAATGAAGCAACAAAACGCGTTGGCGTGGGGAGGGTTGAAGCAGCAACAGCAAAACCATGTGGTCCAAAACAGAGGAAGGTATGCCAATAGGACTTTGGGTTTGGCCCCATCTGCGTGGCCCCCtctgcagcagcagcagcagcagcagcaacagcAACCCCAGCCACTGAACGGATCGGGTATGCGGGCTGTTTTCTTGGGCAATCCAAATGGGAAAAGGGAATGTGCTGGAACTGGTGTTTTCTTGCCTCGTCGCGTTGGAAGCTTTTCTGATCCTCGCAAGAAGACAGGTTGGTATCCATTTATTAATCTTTTGTTATAAAAAGTATAGTTCACTCGAAATTTCATAGATCTGATGTGTAATCTTATTTTGCAGCTTGTCCTACTGTTTTGGTTCCAGCTAGAGTGGCTCAGGCCTTGAACTTGAATCTGGATGAGATTGGGGCTCAACCCCAGCTTCAGCACCCTCGGTTCAACCCAAGCTTCACTTCTGGTAGCTACAGTACTTAATTGATCTCTTAAATCCGAatcgattcatttttgtttaTATCCTTTTTAACTGTTCAGTTATTTGGTTTTTGGATTTGTATGTAATTGTAGATGCTGCTGCTTTGAGGCTTCGAAGTGGGGGAAATTTTGTGGGAAATCAAAAGCCGCGGAGTTTGAGGCCACAGCAAGAGATGAGTCATGAAGTTCTTTTACCGCAGGAGTGGACTTATTGACTCAAACCTGCATGCGGTGGTGGCTTTCTAATTGTTGGTTCTCTTGTTTTAAacgtttttttttaagtttagaaattttaaggttagaagaaagaaaatgggaaGAAGTTTGATAGTTTGCTATAGGGAAAATAGTAGTATAGTGGATATATAGGGTTTAAAATGGAAAATGGGAATGAAAAAGAAAGGGTTGGTTTTTTGGGGTTAGGTTTTTagggtgaagaagaagaagaagaagaagaaaaataaagaattttctAGTTTCAGTGATGGGTACAGCACACAACCAGCAGCTTTTGTTCCTTTTGGTTGGGGCTGGGCTAACTAGGGGAGAACAGTGAAAAAGTTCAATGGGGGGGGGGTTACTCTTTTATTGTAATTCTGGCATTTGGGTCAATAAGTTTTTGAATTTTGTTGGAAAAAGAAACGAAATGTTGATGAAATGAAAGGCTTCTTTTTTTCTCTGCATAGCACATGGGGGGTGTTCAGATTTATTGTCATTCGATTTGTAGAATTTGTTGGCCTTTCCAACCTGTCCAACCAACTGCATTGCTGTTTAAAGTACTAAAAAAGGATTATTGATTTGTCCTTAAGTTTAATTTTATCTAGGATTGAAGTGGTCAAACAACAACAGAAAAGTTTTTCAATCTATGAACTTTGTCTTTGGATGTTGGaattttatctattattaataacaatattaatataattagaaGGATCTTTTGCACTCCCCAAGGTCTGGCTCTTTGGATTTTCACTTTCTAAAcaccattttcattttttaattaaaaaaatcccaCTACTTTTAATCAAGATTAAGATAAATAAGGAGGAATTTTCCTTAGGAGGGAAGCATATAAATACATGATGGAAGTGGACCAAAGCGTATGGGTGTTTTGTACACGTGTCCAACATTAAGGTTACATTC
This window of the Gossypium hirsutum isolate 1008001.06 chromosome A09, Gossypium_hirsutum_v2.1, whole genome shotgun sequence genome carries:
- the LOC107889740 gene encoding uncharacterized protein codes for the protein MAEVLDDGEFWLPSQFLTDDDFFADGVKTTNDTNSLKDGFGLELDGNKSLFPFEIPGGFGSLGLSPDLGSPVESVLGSTETESDEDYLAGLTRQMAHCTLEDDSRRNDRSFAAENTKGWVLSSSPQSTLCALPSGCGCKQGSSRASPNCQSRVSSPPGTWDLLYAAAGEVERLRMNEEGYGGFNNRGLLGPPARKPSPNLDVSGFYTQQSLSHNKLRTTHFQQLKQQQLMKQQNALAWGGLKQQQQNHVVQNRGRYANRTLGLAPSAWPPLQQQQQQQQQQPQPLNGSGMRAVFLGNPNGKRECAGTGVFLPRRVGSFSDPRKKTACPTVLVPARVAQALNLNLDEIGAQPQLQHPRFNPSFTSDAAALRLRSGGNFVGNQKPRSLRPQQEMSHEVLLPQEWTY